A single window of Pyrus communis chromosome 10, drPyrComm1.1, whole genome shotgun sequence DNA harbors:
- the LOC137747516 gene encoding probable galactinol--sucrose galactosyltransferase 6 isoform X2 → MTIKPAVRISERKLIVKDRTILTGLPDNVVATSGSSSGPVDGVFLGANFSEEKSRHVVPLGTLTGVRFMACFRFKLWWMAQKMGDQGRDIPLETQFLLVETKHGSHLESDGGDEENQIVYTVFLPLIEGSFRGCLQGNARDELELCLESGDADTKASSFSHALHVHAGTDPFGTITEAIRSVKVHLQTFRQRHEKKLPGIVDYFGWCTWDAFYRDVTQEDVEAGLESLAAGGTPPKFVIIDDGWQSVGGDDGVEKQEPLRLTGIKENSKFQKKDDPTMGIKNIVNIAKQKHGLKYVYVWHAITGYWGGVRPGMKEMEEFGSLLKYPNVSSGVVANEPTWKTDAMAVRGLGLVDPKSVYKFYNELHSYLSSAGIDGVKVDVQCILETLGAGLGGRVELTQKYHQALDASVARNFPDNGCIACMSHNTDALYCSKQTAVVRASDDFYPRDPVSHTIHIAAVAYNSVFLGEFMLPDWDMFHSQHPAAEYHASARAISGGPIYVSDAPGKHNFELLRKLVLSDGSVLRARLPGRPTKDCLFSDPARDGVSLLKIWNMNKYTGVLGVYNCQGAAWSTAERKNTFHETKSEAITGLIRGRDVHLIAEAAVDNDWKGDCAVYSHRMGELVTLPYNASMPISLKVLEHDVFTVTPIRILGGRLSFAPIGLVEMYNAGGAIVGLRYEQNAIVRLEVKGCGKFGAYSSAKPKKCRVGSNVVDFEYDSSSGLVILRLDHLPEEGQQVHVVEIELLERN, encoded by the exons ACGGAAGCTGATCGTGAAGGACCGGACGATTCTGACGGGATTGCCTGACAATGTAGTGGCCACGTCCGGCTCGTCTTCCGGTCCGGTCGATGGGGTCTTCCTCGGAGCGAATTTCTCGGAGGAGAAAAGCCGGCACGTGGTTCCGTTAGGGACGCTTACCGGAGTCCGGTTCATGGCGTGCTTCCGGTTCAAGCTGTGGTGGATGGCCCAGAAGATGGGAGATCAGGGAAGGGACATTCCTCTTGAGACTCAATTCCTATTGGTCGAGACCAAGCACGGGTCCCACCTGGAATCGGACGGCGGAGACGAAGAGAACCAGATCGTCTACACCGTGTTCCTCCCTCTCATCGAAGGCTCGTTCCGCGGTTGCCTGCAGGGCAACGCGCGTGACGAGCTCGAGCTCTGTTTGGAGAGCGGCGACGCCGACACCAAAGCGTCATCGTTTTCCCACGCGCTGCACGTCCACGCCGGGACGGACCCGTTCGGTACGATAACGGAAGCCATCAGGTCCGTCAAAGTTCACCTTCAGACGTTTCGTCAACGTCACGAGAAGAAACTCCCCGGAATCGTTGACTATTTCGGGTGGTGCACCTGGGACGCGTTTTACCGGGACGTGACTCAGGAAGACGTGGAGGCCGGGCTCGAGTCTTTAGCCGCCGGTGGAACACCTCCGAAGTTCGTTATCATCGACGATGGGTGGCAGTCTGTAGGCGGCGACGACGGCGTCGAAAAGCAGGAGCCGCTTAGGCTGACCGGGATCaaagaaaattcaaagtttCAGAAGAAGGACGATCCGACAATGGGGATTAAGAACATCGTCAACATCGCGAAGCAAAAGCACGGGTTGAAGTATGTGTACGTGTGGCACGCGATTACTGGCTACTGGGGCGGGGTCAGACCCGGAATGAAAGAAATGGAGGAATTCGGATCCTTGTTGAAATACCCGAACGTTTCCAGCGGTGTTGTGGCGAACGAACCGACGTGGAAGACGGACGCGATGGCGGTGCGAGGGTTGGGCCTGGTGGATCCAAAGAGCGTGTACAAATTCTACAACGAATTGCACAGCTACTTGAGCTCTGCGGGTATTGACGGCGTTAAGGTGGACGTGCAGTGCATACTGGAAACTCTCGGAGCCGGGTTAGGCGGTCGGGTCGAGTTGACCCAGAAGTACCACCAGGCGCTGGACGCCTCGGTGGCGAGGAATTTCCCGGACAACGGCTGCATCGCGTGCATGAGCCACAATACTGACGCGCTCTACTGCTCCAAACAGACCGCCGTCGTGAGGGCGTCCGACGATTTCTACCCCCGCGACCCGGTGTCGCACACGATCCACATTGCGGCGGTTGCTTACAACAGCGTATTTCTCGGCGAGTTTATGCTGCCGGACTGGGACATGTTCCACTCGCAGCATCCGGCGGCTGAGTACCACGCTTCCGCCAGGGCCATCAGTGGTGGGCCCATCTATGTCAG TGACGCGCCTGGGAAGCACAATTTCGAGCTGCTGAGGAAGCTGGTGTTGTCGGACGGGTCGGTGCTTCGGGCCCGATTGCCCGGACGCCCGACGAAAGACTGCCTGTTCTCTGACCCGGCCCGCGACGGCGTGAGCTTGCTGAAGATATGGAACATGAACAAGTACACCGGAGTCCTCGGCGTCTACAACTGCCAAGGCGCGGCGTGGAGCACCGCGGAACGGAAGAACACGTTCCACGAAACCAAATCCGAGGCCATCACGGGTCTGATTCGCGGCCGCGACGTCCACCTGATCGCGGAGGCTGCCGTGGATAACGACTGGAAAGGCGACTGCGCCGTGTACAGTCACCGGATGGGAGAGCTGGTGACTCTGCCTTACAATGCGTCGATGCCGATTTCGCTCAAAGTGCTGGAGCACGATGTTTTCACGGTGACTCCGATCAGGATTTTGGGCGGCAGATTGAGTTTCGCGCCAATTGGACTGGTGGAGATGTACAATGCAGGCGGAGCAATTGTAGGGTTGCGATATGAACAGAACGCCATAGTCCGATTGGAGGTTAAGGGCTGCGGCAAATTTGGCGCGTACTCTTCTGCCAAGCCCAAGAAGTGTCGGGTCGGGTCTAATGTGGTGGATTTTGAGTACGACTCGTCGTCTGGGTTGGTGATTTTGAGATTGGATCATTTGCCTGAGGAGGGTCAGCAAGTTCATGTCGTTGAGATTGAATTATTAGAAAGAAATTAG